Proteins found in one Nitratiruptor sp. SB155-2 genomic segment:
- a CDS encoding NAD(P)/FAD-dependent oxidoreductase, whose amino-acid sequence MARIVVLGAGVSGHTAATFAKHWLGDKHEVVVVSPNSKWNWIPSNIWVGVGEMKPEDVIFELAPVYQKAGIDFRQAKAVSIHPEGKEGSDRPYVTIEYTDPNKKGQTEEVEYDYLINATGPKLNFAATPGLGPDEGYSLSVCTYQHAAEANNHFQNAIERMKKGEKVKFLIGTGHGMCTCQGAAFEYIFNIEHELREAGVRDKAEIKWISNEQFLGDFGVAGLHIKWGGHIVSSKVLAESLFAERGVDWITGAHVKEVQKGKLQYELLDGTEGEETFDFAMLIPPFSGVGLKAYDKAGNDITDKVFAPNGFMKVDADYTPKPFEEWKASDWPRYYQNPDYANMFAVGIAFAPPHPISKPAKSVNGTPITPAPPRTGMPSGIIGKTVARTVCDVIEGKYSLEEVKEKGHHASMAEMGAACVASTGKSVWNGSAVALTVYPVVPDYDRFPGTGRDPEYTFGEIGLAGHWIKHILHYMFMWKAQLKPGWTLIPE is encoded by the coding sequence ATGGCAAGAATCGTTGTATTAGGTGCTGGTGTCTCAGGACATACTGCTGCTACTTTTGCGAAGCATTGGCTTGGCGACAAACATGAAGTAGTAGTAGTATCTCCGAACAGCAAATGGAACTGGATCCCTTCCAATATCTGGGTCGGTGTCGGCGAGATGAAACCAGAAGATGTTATTTTTGAATTGGCTCCTGTCTATCAAAAAGCTGGCATCGATTTTCGGCAAGCAAAAGCTGTCTCAATTCATCCGGAAGGAAAAGAGGGAAGCGATAGACCATATGTAACGATCGAATATACTGATCCAAACAAAAAAGGTCAGACAGAAGAGGTAGAGTACGACTATCTTATCAATGCTACAGGTCCTAAACTCAATTTTGCGGCGACTCCTGGACTTGGACCAGATGAAGGTTACTCCCTTTCCGTATGTACGTATCAACACGCCGCTGAAGCGAACAACCACTTTCAAAATGCGATTGAGCGAATGAAAAAAGGGGAAAAAGTAAAATTCCTCATCGGTACAGGTCATGGTATGTGTACCTGCCAAGGGGCGGCATTCGAGTATATCTTCAACATCGAGCATGAACTCAGAGAAGCTGGGGTCCGAGACAAAGCGGAAATTAAATGGATCTCAAACGAGCAGTTCCTTGGAGACTTCGGTGTAGCAGGTCTTCATATCAAATGGGGTGGCCATATCGTCAGTTCCAAAGTTTTGGCTGAATCTTTATTTGCAGAACGTGGCGTTGACTGGATTACAGGTGCGCACGTTAAAGAGGTTCAAAAAGGAAAACTCCAGTACGAACTTCTCGATGGAACGGAAGGTGAAGAAACATTTGACTTTGCGATGCTCATTCCTCCATTTAGCGGTGTAGGACTCAAAGCCTATGATAAAGCTGGAAACGATATCACCGATAAAGTTTTCGCACCAAACGGCTTTATGAAAGTGGATGCAGACTATACGCCAAAACCGTTTGAAGAGTGGAAAGCGAGCGACTGGCCAAGATATTATCAAAACCCAGATTACGCAAATATGTTCGCAGTAGGTATCGCGTTTGCACCACCTCATCCAATATCCAAACCGGCAAAATCTGTCAATGGTACGCCAATCACTCCGGCACCTCCAAGAACCGGTATGCCTTCAGGAATCATCGGTAAAACTGTTGCACGAACAGTATGTGATGTCATCGAAGGAAAATACAGTCTAGAAGAAGTAAAAGAAAAAGGGCATCACGCTTCCATGGCAGAGATGGGTGCAGCATGTGTAGCTTCTACTGGTAAGAGTGTATGGAACGGTTCAGCCGTGGCATTGACAGTGTACCCGGTTGTACCAGATTATGACAGATTCCCAGGAACTGGACGGGATCCAGAATACACTTTTGGTGAGATCGGTCTTGCAGGTCACTGGATCAAACACATCTTGCACTATATGTTTATGTGGAAAGCGCAACTCAAACCAGGATGGACACTCATCCCTGAATAA
- a CDS encoding peptide deformylase gives MAKILTYPDHTLLQISGLIRDFKDPKINEIVEEIKKTIEENNLQALAAIQIGEPLRIIVLKKKDGTYEVMINPTIYGKEGQYFASTESDESLPNIEVTVQRYPVIKVMYEDLQGNQKFYTAKDDEAVLLQRKIDMVFGGYLFDKLSKKEQKKFFKEYGSYGDTCPTYFIKDRILTALRLFLVGHFILLILSTFANFAKFVLTYNTLLFFIEFIWLIVFALYAKYETTKYKNCTSCQGANVFGTSAIYLAAILILYGGSWLVKSYLA, from the coding sequence ATGGCAAAGATTCTAACTTATCCTGACCATACACTATTGCAAATTTCTGGTCTTATTCGAGATTTTAAAGATCCAAAAATCAATGAAATCGTCGAAGAGATAAAAAAGACAATTGAAGAGAACAACCTCCAGGCACTAGCCGCTATCCAAATCGGCGAACCTCTACGCATTATTGTTCTGAAAAAGAAAGATGGCACCTATGAAGTAATGATCAACCCAACAATCTACGGCAAAGAGGGGCAATATTTCGCTTCAACGGAGAGTGATGAGAGTTTACCAAACATAGAAGTAACCGTCCAGCGCTATCCTGTTATAAAAGTCATGTACGAAGATCTTCAAGGCAACCAAAAATTCTATACAGCCAAAGATGATGAAGCGGTCCTGCTTCAGCGAAAGATCGATATGGTATTTGGCGGGTACCTGTTTGATAAGCTCTCAAAAAAGGAGCAGAAAAAGTTTTTCAAAGAGTATGGTAGTTATGGAGACACCTGTCCTACCTATTTCATAAAAGATAGAATCTTAACAGCGCTGCGCCTTTTTTTAGTAGGTCATTTTATCTTGCTCATCCTCTCTACTTTTGCAAATTTTGCAAAATTCGTTTTGACGTACAACACGTTACTTTTTTTCATAGAGTTCATATGGCTCATTGTTTTTGCTCTGTACGCAAAATATGAAACTACAAAATATAAAAATTGTACTTCATGCCAGGGAGCAAACGTTTTTGGAACAAGCGCCATCTATCTCGCTGCTATTCTCATTCTGTATGGAGGCTCATGGCTCGTAAAAAGCTATTTAGCGTAG
- a CDS encoding type II secretion system protein, whose product MKNAFTMIELIFALIIIGILGAVAVPRYFGIEQQARENISKSFAATMTRTVGHSLWSKSLSEGKDGSIKDDNDGNASTFYERSLEVYVSIPDYFDKTTVNFENCVQSGAEAKPFMKKSEKGKYNLFCRDGNATDAPLFVLDEGETHQF is encoded by the coding sequence ATGAAAAATGCCTTTACAATGATCGAGCTCATTTTTGCGCTCATCATTATCGGTATTCTTGGTGCTGTTGCTGTCCCAAGATATTTTGGAATAGAGCAACAGGCAAGAGAGAATATCTCAAAATCTTTTGCAGCGACGATGACGCGGACCGTGGGGCACTCCCTCTGGTCCAAGTCGCTTAGCGAAGGAAAAGATGGAAGCATCAAAGATGATAATGACGGGAATGCTTCTACGTTTTATGAAAGGAGTCTGGAAGTGTATGTTTCTATTCCAGACTACTTCGATAAAACGACTGTAAATTTTGAAAACTGCGTACAAAGCGGTGCAGAAGCCAAACCATTTATGAAAAAAAGTGAAAAAGGGAAATACAATCTTTTTTGCCGTGACGGCAATGCTACAGATGCACCGCTTTTTGTATTAGACGAAGGAGAGACTCATCAGTTTTAA
- the uvrB gene encoding excinuclease ABC subunit UvrB: MAKFEMAAPYPPAGDQPEAIEKLSLSIKEGNRYQTLLGVTGSGKTYTMAKIIEKLQMPTLIMTHNKTLAAQLFSEFKHFFPKNHVEYFISYYDYYQPEAYLPRQDLFIEKDSSINDELERLRLSATASLLEYDDVIVVASVSANYGLGNPNEYRKMVFKFEEGNEIGQRELLFRLLEMGYKRNDKFFDRGDFRVSGDVVDIYPAYFEDEAIRVEFFGDEIESIYYFDPLTNKKLQELHTITLYAANQFIVGQNRLAEAIKSIEKELEERLDYFLKENRLVEYQRLKQRTEFDLEMLETTGTCKGIENYSRHLTGKKPGETPYSLIDYFEAKGQPYLIIVDESHVSLPQFRGMYAGDRSRKEVLVEYGFRLPSALDNRPLKFEEFINKAPHYLFVSATPGELELELSSVVAEQIIRPTGLLDPLVELAPSRHQVEILHDEIKKEIAKGNKVLVTTLTKKMAEDLSKYYADLGIKVRYMHSEIDAIERNQLIRGLRRGEFDVLIGINLLREGLDLPEVSLVAILDADKEGFLRSETSLIQTMGRAARNAEGRVLMFADKIEKRVTLESLEDLKAVEDKITGSMQRAIKTTIARRQKQDSFNKAHGITPKTVSRRLDENLKSEDLDKLYEKRKKMDKLPAKEKEKIIKELRKAMHEAAKKLEFEEAARLRDEIEKIKAL; encoded by the coding sequence TTGGCAAAATTTGAAATGGCTGCTCCCTATCCGCCCGCAGGGGACCAACCTGAGGCTATCGAAAAACTCTCTCTTTCCATCAAAGAGGGAAACCGCTATCAAACCCTTTTGGGTGTTACCGGAAGCGGAAAGACCTATACAATGGCAAAGATCATCGAAAAACTGCAGATGCCGACACTCATCATGACACACAACAAAACATTGGCAGCCCAGCTTTTCAGCGAATTTAAACATTTTTTCCCAAAAAATCATGTGGAGTATTTCATCAGCTACTATGACTACTATCAGCCTGAGGCTTACCTGCCAAGACAAGATCTCTTCATAGAAAAAGACAGCTCCATAAACGATGAGTTGGAGCGCCTCAGACTCTCAGCGACTGCAAGTCTGCTTGAATACGACGATGTAATCGTCGTTGCATCAGTCAGCGCCAATTACGGGCTTGGCAACCCGAATGAATATCGAAAGATGGTTTTCAAGTTTGAAGAGGGAAACGAAATCGGCCAAAGAGAACTCCTCTTTCGTCTTCTTGAGATGGGCTACAAACGAAACGACAAGTTTTTTGATCGCGGGGATTTTCGCGTTAGTGGCGATGTAGTGGATATCTATCCGGCCTACTTCGAAGATGAAGCGATACGAGTGGAGTTCTTTGGAGATGAGATAGAATCTATCTACTATTTTGATCCGCTTACCAACAAAAAACTGCAAGAGCTGCACACGATCACTTTGTATGCTGCCAACCAGTTTATCGTAGGACAAAACAGACTCGCTGAAGCCATCAAGTCGATAGAAAAAGAGCTCGAAGAGCGACTGGACTACTTTTTGAAAGAAAACAGACTGGTGGAGTATCAGCGCCTTAAACAAAGAACGGAGTTTGACCTGGAGATGCTCGAGACCACGGGAACGTGTAAAGGAATCGAAAACTACTCAAGACATCTCACAGGAAAAAAGCCTGGTGAAACACCCTATTCTCTTATCGACTATTTCGAGGCCAAAGGACAACCCTACCTCATCATCGTCGATGAGTCTCATGTAAGTCTGCCACAGTTTCGCGGTATGTATGCAGGTGATCGAAGCCGAAAAGAGGTACTGGTGGAGTATGGCTTTAGACTCCCAAGCGCTCTGGACAACAGACCATTGAAGTTTGAAGAGTTCATCAACAAAGCGCCACACTACCTTTTCGTCTCGGCAACGCCGGGAGAACTTGAACTGGAGCTCTCCAGCGTTGTGGCTGAGCAGATCATCCGCCCGACAGGCCTGCTTGATCCTCTGGTTGAACTTGCTCCAAGTCGCCACCAGGTAGAGATTCTTCACGATGAGATCAAAAAAGAGATCGCCAAAGGCAACAAAGTTTTGGTCACAACACTAACCAAAAAGATGGCAGAGGATTTGAGTAAATACTACGCCGATCTTGGCATAAAGGTGCGATATATGCACTCCGAGATCGATGCGATCGAGAGAAATCAGCTTATCAGAGGCCTACGAAGAGGAGAGTTTGACGTACTCATAGGCATCAATCTTCTTCGAGAAGGGTTGGATCTGCCAGAAGTGAGCCTTGTAGCTATTTTGGATGCGGACAAGGAAGGTTTTTTGCGTAGTGAAACGAGTCTCATCCAGACCATGGGACGAGCCGCCAGAAATGCCGAGGGCCGAGTATTGATGTTTGCGGATAAAATAGAAAAAAGAGTCACGCTTGAGAGCCTGGAGGATCTAAAAGCGGTAGAAGACAAAATCACAGGTTCCATGCAAAGAGCCATTAAAACTACGATTGCCAGACGCCAAAAACAAGATAGCTTCAACAAAGCCCATGGCATTACGCCAAAAACCGTCAGCAGAAGACTGGATGAAAATCTCAAATCCGAAGATCTGGACAAACTCTACGAAAAAAGAAAAAAGATGGATAAACTTCCGGCTAAAGAGAAAGAGAAGATCATCAAAGAACTTCGCAAAGCGATGCATGAAGCAGCAAAAAAACTGGAATTTGAAGAGGCTGCAAGACTCAGAGACGAAATAGAAAAGATCAAAGCACTATAG
- a CDS encoding carbonic anhydrase yields MDVKRLIENYKEFKKIHFKKYEELFEELVKNGQQPKTFFIGCSDSRVVPDLITGAKPGDLFIFRNVGNFIPPFKPDADFHGTAAAIEYAVSVLNVQDIVVVGHSHCGACASLYQELPQSEELIHTKTWLQLGKLAKEAAIAEVGKEDKEALLRATERFNVIVQLANLLTYPAVLRRLEEGSLFVHGWYYKIESGEIEYFDEEEERFKPIVL; encoded by the coding sequence ATGGATGTAAAGAGGCTGATAGAAAACTATAAAGAGTTTAAAAAGATCCATTTTAAAAAATATGAAGAGCTTTTTGAGGAGCTCGTCAAAAATGGTCAGCAACCAAAAACTTTTTTTATAGGTTGTAGTGATTCTCGGGTGGTTCCTGATCTCATAACGGGTGCAAAGCCGGGTGATCTTTTTATCTTTCGAAATGTAGGCAATTTTATCCCCCCTTTTAAACCGGATGCGGACTTTCATGGAACGGCTGCGGCTATCGAGTATGCGGTGAGTGTACTGAACGTTCAAGATATCGTCGTCGTAGGCCATAGTCACTGTGGAGCATGCGCTAGCTTGTACCAAGAACTCCCACAAAGTGAAGAGCTTATCCATACAAAAACGTGGCTTCAACTTGGAAAGCTGGCAAAAGAAGCAGCAATCGCAGAAGTGGGAAAGGAAGATAAAGAGGCTTTGTTACGAGCCACGGAACGGTTCAACGTAATTGTCCAACTGGCTAATCTGCTCACCTATCCGGCAGTTTTGAGGAGGCTCGAAGAGGGAAGCCTGTTTGTGCATGGCTGGTACTATAAGATAGAAAGCGGAGAGATAGAGTATTTTGATGAAGAGGAGGAAAGATTTAAGCCTATAGTGCTTTGA
- a CDS encoding gamma carbonic anhydrase family protein yields the protein MLLRYKEWFPTKDEGTWIAPDATIIGNVTMGKDVSIWFGCVVRGDVHYIKIGDRTNIQDLTMIHVTHYKKADMSDGYPTIIGNDVTVGHRVMLHGCTIEDACLIGMNSTILDGAVIGKESIVGAGALVTGGKKFPPRSLILGSPAKVVRELSEEEVAELYASAQRYVHFKNEYINSIS from the coding sequence ATGCTTTTACGGTACAAAGAGTGGTTCCCAACAAAAGATGAAGGAACGTGGATCGCACCCGATGCAACCATTATAGGAAATGTCACCATGGGCAAAGATGTATCCATCTGGTTTGGATGTGTGGTACGAGGGGATGTACACTATATCAAAATCGGTGATCGCACCAACATCCAGGACCTCACCATGATCCATGTTACCCACTACAAAAAAGCGGATATGAGTGACGGCTATCCAACTATAATAGGAAACGATGTGACGGTGGGTCATCGAGTGATGCTCCATGGTTGTACTATTGAAGATGCCTGTTTAATCGGTATGAATTCAACGATTTTAGACGGAGCGGTTATAGGAAAAGAGTCTATCGTCGGTGCGGGAGCTTTGGTGACTGGTGGAAAGAAATTTCCTCCAAGAAGCCTGATACTCGGAAGCCCCGCCAAGGTAGTACGGGAACTGAGTGAAGAAGAAGTCGCTGAATTATATGCCAGCGCACAACGGTATGTCCATTTCAAAAATGAGTACATCAACTCTATATCATAA
- a CDS encoding type II secretion system protein, which translates to MRRGGFTMIELIFVIVILGILAAVALPKFVGVSEQAREGKLKAFVGTLNRTVGPAVWSKAIANDGSGKIAKLTLSDAEKNLSAYVDIPQEIDASTVDLSKCDDNTQFKTIAETDDNVMPGDYAITCRDGNSTNAPAFQLVDSNGKVLAGPSS; encoded by the coding sequence ATGAGACGTGGTGGTTTTACAATGATCGAATTGATCTTCGTGATCGTGATCTTGGGTATTTTGGCTGCAGTAGCGTTGCCAAAGTTTGTAGGTGTGAGTGAACAGGCAAGAGAAGGGAAACTTAAGGCGTTTGTAGGTACATTAAACCGAACAGTTGGACCAGCCGTTTGGAGTAAAGCTATAGCGAACGATGGATCTGGAAAAATAGCTAAATTAACTTTGTCAGATGCAGAAAAAAATCTCTCTGCTTATGTAGATATCCCCCAAGAGATTGATGCATCTACTGTTGATTTAAGTAAGTGTGATGACAATACTCAATTCAAAACAATTGCAGAGACAGACGATAATGTAATGCCAGGGGATTATGCAATTACATGTCGGGATGGAAATTCTACTAATGCTCCTGCCTTTCAACTTGTTGATTCAAATGGCAAAGTATTAGCGGGACCGTCATCTTAA